One Cryobacterium roopkundense genomic region harbors:
- a CDS encoding lipid II flippase MurJ — protein sequence MSRDTRRAIDRFMMLGVVGTVSSAGFLQTSILVATAVNGLSYAGEYAAALTLTTPISLIAGATSLALFPAMARDHGRDDLASLKKRTQLATQTLVTLMIAAFGVIGILAGPITLLVWGKGFQENTDEILMFLLLAVVVGTIAVPSVNLLTTQSNRGMATSAISSLIGFAIGIAVWIALVPTLPEHAVPIGYLVGASTIAGIPYVIIWRRYQLPWLGQTLVIVSVLTGIVSLIVLFDVVLAPFWVQASVALLFLVLWSALRVKNVKQILRLLRSSFGGHDRPRKALA from the coding sequence GTGAGCAGGGACACACGCCGCGCGATAGATCGTTTCATGATGCTCGGTGTTGTGGGCACAGTATCTAGCGCCGGATTTCTGCAAACTTCCATCCTCGTCGCCACAGCAGTAAATGGACTCTCCTACGCTGGCGAGTATGCGGCTGCCCTCACCCTCACGACCCCGATCTCTCTGATTGCCGGAGCCACGAGTTTGGCTTTGTTCCCGGCGATGGCGCGTGACCACGGCCGTGACGATTTGGCGTCGCTCAAGAAACGAACGCAACTGGCGACCCAAACGTTGGTCACGCTCATGATCGCCGCGTTCGGAGTCATCGGAATTCTTGCTGGCCCAATCACGCTCCTGGTATGGGGCAAGGGTTTCCAGGAAAACACTGATGAGATCTTGATGTTTCTACTTCTCGCTGTTGTCGTTGGGACGATTGCCGTACCATCGGTCAATTTGCTCACTACGCAATCAAATCGGGGTATGGCAACATCGGCGATATCGAGCCTCATCGGTTTCGCGATTGGTATCGCAGTATGGATTGCTCTCGTGCCAACGCTCCCGGAGCATGCCGTGCCCATCGGCTACCTCGTTGGAGCGAGCACCATTGCCGGTATCCCCTACGTTATTATTTGGAGACGGTACCAACTCCCTTGGCTGGGGCAAACTCTTGTAATTGTCTCGGTATTGACGGGAATCGTCTCGCTCATAGTTCTGTTTGACGTCGTGCTTGCTCCCTTTTGGGTTCAGGCTAGTGTGGCACTTCTCTTCTTAGTGCTCTGGTCGGCGCTTAGAGTCAAAAACGTGAAGCAAATCTTACGATTGCTACGCAGTTCATTCGGCGGCCACGACCGGCCAAGAAAGGCACTTGCATGA
- a CDS encoding glycosyltransferase: MSSAHPWTDNRVHLREAASLASAGYSVSLIAVDSDGTVPETGVRVVRLPKRRRLNRVTLGTLAAVVAGLRTRASVFHLHDPELVWSVPLLRLLGKKVIYDAHEDLPTQVLGKHYANQKVMPAFIRLALIVVWLSKFSNHVIAATETIAARYNPARVTVVHNYPKGSASDSRAAPAAERPFGAVYVGAIDVNRGALQMVDAAGSQATASQWKLELAGPIADDSLRKRLELRAGWAHVNFHGQVSPSDARLLVASVPIGLVVLQSTPAYLDSLPTKMFEYMSAGTAIIASDFPLWRDIIEKHNCGVLVDETSVESITAAIDRYASDPDLLKLHGNNARKAAKSFTWAQEESVLLSVYERLICR, from the coding sequence GTGAGTTCTGCACACCCGTGGACAGATAATCGTGTGCATCTCCGGGAGGCGGCCAGCCTAGCTTCAGCCGGCTACAGCGTCTCTTTGATCGCCGTGGACAGTGACGGCACCGTGCCTGAGACGGGTGTGCGCGTCGTTCGATTGCCCAAACGACGCCGACTCAACAGGGTCACCTTAGGGACACTTGCCGCCGTGGTTGCGGGCTTGCGAACTCGCGCCAGCGTATTTCACCTCCATGATCCTGAACTTGTCTGGTCAGTGCCGCTTCTCAGGCTGCTGGGCAAGAAGGTCATCTACGACGCTCACGAAGATCTCCCCACTCAGGTGCTCGGCAAGCACTACGCAAATCAGAAGGTGATGCCTGCCTTCATCCGCCTAGCACTGATAGTCGTGTGGCTTTCAAAGTTCAGCAACCACGTAATCGCGGCCACAGAGACGATAGCGGCCAGATACAATCCCGCTAGGGTGACCGTAGTCCATAACTATCCCAAGGGGAGTGCCTCGGATTCGAGGGCCGCTCCGGCTGCGGAAAGACCTTTCGGGGCCGTCTACGTCGGCGCAATTGACGTCAATCGCGGCGCGTTGCAGATGGTGGATGCTGCGGGGAGCCAAGCCACGGCTTCGCAGTGGAAGTTGGAGCTGGCTGGACCCATCGCGGACGACTCGCTTCGTAAACGTCTTGAATTGCGTGCAGGCTGGGCGCACGTGAATTTTCACGGGCAAGTGTCTCCGTCAGACGCTCGTCTCTTAGTTGCCTCCGTGCCTATCGGGCTCGTGGTGTTGCAGTCGACTCCTGCATATTTGGATTCATTGCCGACCAAGATGTTCGAATACATGTCGGCAGGAACGGCAATCATTGCCTCCGATTTTCCGTTGTGGCGCGACATCATTGAGAAGCACAACTGTGGTGTTTTGGTCGACGAGACGTCTGTCGAATCAATTACAGCCGCGATCGATCGCTACGCAAGTGACCCGGACCTTCTGAAACTCCATGGCAATAACGCGCGCAAAGCAGCGAAATCCTTCACCTGGGCGCAAGAAGAATCTGTATTACTCAGCGTCTACGAAAGATTGATATGTCGTTGA